Proteins found in one Triticum urartu cultivar G1812 chromosome 4, Tu2.1, whole genome shotgun sequence genomic segment:
- the LOC125551065 gene encoding protein FAF-like, chloroplastic, with protein MAHMATAVGDGALRRLFEKPLPENPTLLEVLSACNNHSHHKKQLPAVDPASFTEIFGELHFYEKPDGGAARPVLPRVPLPDARATAASWLDIASQAEKSKDDSSLDALLRPKPASAGDAAGGVRRSASFCLKKSSASLLLCTEGLGSESTVDSDDMVRDDGADTAAALRGREREEATLRDAAAAAESGLVGSPPSFPPPIRSIGRGGKPCVCFRTFRADGRFVLTQVVIPGKELLQASREGGRLRLRFANPAAADEELELGDQEDDREDNMTCIDACA; from the coding sequence ATGGCGCACATGGCGACGGCGGTGGGGGACGGCGCGCTGCGGCGGCTGTTCGAGAAGCCGTTGCCGGAGAACCCCACGCTGCTGGAGGTGCTGTCGGCTTGCAACAACCACAGCCACCACAAGAAGCAGCTGCCGGCCGTGGACCCGGCGTCCTTCACCGAGATCTTCGGTGAGCTACACTTCTACGAGAAgcccgacggcggcgccgcccgacCCGTCCTGCCACGGGTGCCACTCCCTGACGCACGCGCTACGGCGGCGTCGTGGCTCGACATCGCTAGTCAGGCCGAGAAGAGCAAGGACGACTCGTCGCTGGACGCGCTCCTCAGGCCGAAGCCCGCGAGCGCCGGCGACGCCGCCGGTGGCGTCAGGAGGAGCGCGAGCTTCTGCCTGAAGAAGAGCTCGGCGTCGCTGCTGCTGTGCACGGAGGGGCTCGGGTCCGAGAGCACGGTGGACTCGGACGACATGGTCAGGGATGACGGCGCCGACACGGCCGCCGCCCTCcgcgggagggagagggaggaggcgaCGCTGAGggacgccgccgccgcggcgGAGTCAGGGCTGGTGGGTTCCCCGCCGTCGTTCCCGCCGCCGATACGGTCGATCGGGCGCGGCGGGAAGCCGTGCGTGTGCTTCCGGACGTTCCGCGCGGATGGGCGGTTCGTGCTGACGCAGGTGGTGATCCCCGGGAAGGAGCTGCTGCAGGCGTCCCGCGAGGGCGGCCGGCTCAGGCTCCGGTTCGccaaccccgccgccgccgacgaggagCTGGAGTTGGGGGATCAAGAAGATGACCGAGAAGACAACATGACATGCATCGACGCGTGCGCTTAG
- the LOC125551066 gene encoding rho GTPase-activating protein 4-like translates to MTEVALFRGPTNLASPASRGSSSSSSTSLRYLADSDVLQRGTTSSDQSPAGSAERQAGGLQEEEEEEERWSFLALLLELLRKSLLRCRAEDGGQGQGGMEIGLPTDVQHVAHVTFDRFHGFLGLPVEFEPEVPRRAPSASASVFGVSTQSMQCSYDTRGNSVPTILLMMQRRLYEQGGLRAEGIFRINAENSQEEFVRDHLNSGTVPDGIDVHCLAGLIKAWFRELPSGVLDSIPPEQVMQCQSEEDCARVAKCLPPTEAALLDWAVNLMADVVQEEQINKMSDRNVAMVFAPNMTQMADPLTALMYAVQVMNFLKMLIQKTLKDREESNLEDAPLPQKDPSDENGHQNPSLPINPQPEETSGRPSFVSEEPLVYSPTHSAEDKLPVEGDSVASVVHTSDVRSSVEGSASCSQPALVASSAIADASCATAANLLPSRGSRGLNSRRTRKGKRQCGTPAAPPAEKSRGTSIVSRINSKVERIEAWR, encoded by the exons CCAACCTCGCTTCGCCCGCAAGCcgcggctcctcctcctcctcctccacctccctGCGCTATTTAGCCGACAGCGACGTGCTCCAGAGAGGCACCACCAGCAGCGACCAGAGCCCTGCAGGATCCGCGGAGCGACAGGCCGGAGGGTTgcaggaggaggaagaggaggaggagcgcTGGTCCTTCTTGGCGCTGCTTCTCGAGCTGCTGCGGAAGTCGCTGCTCCGGTGCAGAGCCGAGGACGGCGGCCAAGGCCAGGGCGGGATGGAGATAGGGCTGCCCACGGATGTGCAGCACGTGGCGCACGTCACCTTCGACAGGTTCCATGGATTCCTCGGGCTCCCCGTCGAGTTCGAGCCCGAGGTGCCCCGCCGCGCGCCCAGTGCTAG TGCTAGTGTCTTCGGCGTTTCAACACAATCGATGCAGTGTTCATATGATACCAGAGGAAACAGTGTTCCGACGATTCTCTTGATGATGCAAAGACGTCTGTATGAACAAGGAGGTCTTCGG GCAGAGGGTATTTTTCGTATAAATGCGGAGAATAGCCAGGAAGAGTTTGTGAGAGATCACTTAAATAGTGGAACTGTGCCGGATGGCATTGATGTTCACTGTTTGGCGGGTCTAATCAAA GCCTGGTTTAGGGAACTGCCGAGTGGGGTGCTGGATTCTATCCCACCTGAACAGGTGATGCAATGCCAATCTGAAGAGGACTGTGCTCGGGTTGCCAAATGCCTTCCACCAACTGAAGCAGCCTTACTTGACTGGGCTGTTAATTTGATGGCTGATGTTGTCCAAGAAGAACAGATAAACAAGATGAGCGATCGCAATGTTGCTATGGTTTTCGCTCCAAATATGACCCAG ATGGCAGACCCTTTGACTGCACTGATGTATGCGGTGCAAGTGATGAATTTCCTCAAGATGCTAATACAGAAGACCCTCAAGGATAGAGAAGAGTCCAACCTGGAAGATGCCCCTTTGCCACAGAAGGACCCATCTGATGAAAATGGCCATCAGAACCCCAGTCTTCCCATTAATCCTCAACCTGAAGAAACATCTGGGCGCCCCTCTTTTGTCAGCGAGGAGCCTCTCGTGTACAGTCCTACACACAGTGCTGAAGACAAGCTTCCTGTGGAAGGCGATTCGGTAGCTTCCGTTGTCCATACAAGTGATGTCCGTTCGAGCGTGGAGGGGTCCGCTAGTTGCTCGCAGCCTGCTCTTGTCGCTTCGTCTGCCATTGCTGATGCTTCCTGTGCTACAGCTGCCAACTTACTTCCGAGCAGAGGGAGCCGAGGCCTGAATAGCAGGAGGACTAGAAAGGGCAAGCGGCAGTGCGGAACGCCCGCCGCCCCTCCAGCTGAAAAATCGAGAGGCACGAGCATTGTGAGCCGGATAAACTCCAAGGTCGAACGGATCGAAGCGTGGAGGTAG